TCTGAGCGGCCGCGTGCCGCGCGCGCCGGCCGCGCTGCGATCGGTAGGCCTCGAATGGGCCTACCGGCTATGGCGGCAACCATCGCGCTGGCGCCGCATGCGGGTGCTGCCGGTCTTCGCCGCGCTGGCAGTCCGCGAGATTCTTGACCGCAAGACCAAGGACGCCGCCGAATGAGCCGCGTGGTCGTGGTCGGCAGCCTCAACCTGGACATCGTCATGCGCCTGCCGCGCATTCCGCGTCCAGGCGAGACCGTGCACGGCGGGCGCATCGGCCGCTATCCCGGCGGCAAGGGCGCGAATCAGGCCGTCGCGGCCGCGCGCGCCGGGGCGGCGGTGGCGATGGTTGGCGCCGTGGGTCGGGACGATGCCGGCGACGCGTTGCTCAGGTCGCTCGCCGCGGCCGGCGTGGATCGGGCCGATGTGCGCCGGAACACCGACGCCGCCACCGGCACCGCCATGATCGTCGTCGACAGCTCGGGCGCCAACGCCATCGCCTTGGCGGAGGGGGCCAATCTGGCCGTGCGGCCGGAGGACGCGGCGCGCGCGGTGACCGCGCACGATCCCGCCGTCGTCGCGGTCCAGCGGGAAGTGCCGGACGCGGCTGTTCGGGCCGCCCTGAGCCATGCGCCCGCGGGGGCCATCCGCGTGATGAATGCCGCGCCTCTGGAGCCGGACGCCATCCTGCCGCTCGACGTGATCGACTTGCTGGTCGTGAACGAGATCGAGGCGTCGGATTTGTTGGGATCGCCGGTCACGAGCGACGACGCGCCCGACGCCGCGCGACGCCTGGCCGCCGGCGTCACGCGGGGATGCGTGATCACGCTGGGCGGCGACGGCCTGGCGGCATGGGTGGACCGTCAGGCGCTGCGCCT
Above is a window of Chloroflexota bacterium DNA encoding:
- a CDS encoding ribokinase; translated protein: MSRVVVVGSLNLDIVMRLPRIPRPGETVHGGRIGRYPGGKGANQAVAAARAGAAVAMVGAVGRDDAGDALLRSLAAAGVDRADVRRNTDAATGTAMIVVDSSGANAIALAEGANLAVRPEDAARAVTAHDPAVVAVQREVPDAAVRAALSHAPAGAIRVMNAAPLEPDAILPLDVIDLLVVNEIEASDLLGSPVTSDDAPDAARRLAAGVTRGCVITLGGDGLAAWVDRQALRLHAHPVNVVDTTGAGDAFCGAMAAALALGKPMPTALAWGNAAGALAASRPGAQPSMPTRAEIAAQLATSIV